The Etheostoma cragini isolate CJK2018 chromosome 22, CSU_Ecrag_1.0, whole genome shotgun sequence genome segment CAGACTGgaggatgcacacacacacacacacacccaaacaggCTTTGCTTTGGCAGATCTAACCCCAGGCGCACCACAACACACCTGTGTATAATCCCCCATGATGCCCTCTGGTCGTTTGCCCAATCCCCTCGCATCTCCTGCCCTTGCACATCCAATCAGAGGACAGGTCAGGTAAAGTTTGCTTCCCTCTCTTTAGCCCTGTGTTAGTGTAAGACgatgtgaaatataaaatactcTACTGGTGTCTGTTTGGCGATTTTATTTAATGCAGTCTCAAATACCAGACTTGTCCTGTTAACACTGTAATTTAATGTTCAGTCAGAGAAAGGGAAAAATGTATacgaagaaaaaacattttcatctttcaTTGCATACATCTGATCTGAACATGTGATGTTCAGATCAGATGTATGCAATGAAAGAGGTAAAGAACTATATTATTGCTACTACATTAATTTATAAATGTCCCAGCTTCAGCCAGGCTTtagtttttcattgtttttgtctcattaaAACAACACTAAAGTCATTTCAGACTTTGCCACTTCCTCTTTCATTACCTGCTTATTCCATTCACCTGGCCCGCCCCACCCATCCCCACCTGATCCTCATCAGCTAATCAGCCCCTCAGTATATGTAGCCTACCAATCGCTTTGTGCAATCTTTTGCCAGATTTCTGTGTGTTACTGCCAAGCTCGCCAGTGTTACTGCTTGTCTGTTTCTGGACCTTGGCGTCGGCCTGACCCTCTTCCATTTGATTGACCTGTGGATCAGATTTCCCGGTTTGACTCTGCAAAAGTACTGTAACTCTGGTAagtaaactgaactgaacttttCTTGCAATTCTGTCTTATTATCACTTGTCATCCTTGGCTAGCATTTTGTTAAACCTGACAAAAACATAACTAATTAGAATATGAACACAAATTGATCAAAATAACAATCcccttctgggattgctccggtacTGCCAGAAATTTCACCAGATTTCCCTCTCTTCTGCctgatgtctgttaccttccgcttattttgttttgtaattttaaactttggttgatttatgaggactatagttaactgctcctcagataccTGCAGGTTAAACCCAGAGAGCTAGCTCGATTGTCTggccaatctgagttttctgttgcacgaccacAGACCGTGGCTCCATCCAGTGATCGGCGCCCcgcatgacaattgtgatttatttaaagaaacaccaaaaaaaacagagcccGTTTTTCTCCattcccggaatgctgtgtggaccagccagaccctcctccgcagcactgtggaggacaTTCTGCCAATGCAAAACCATATGCAGTGTAACAAGATGTATAATATTGAGTTTATGACTCTCCTCTCGACATCTGTGACTGACTATGTGCGCATGTTGTCAGGAATATCTTTGTTTCTGATGTGGAGGAGGATACAGCCtacatttcaacttttttaaagttatacAGTAGCATAACCTTTATTGACGTGTATCATGAGACACaggacttttttctttatttttcttgatcTTTGTATTTGCTATTCCAAACTACACATATTAAGGTGAACATATAGAACCTATATAGATCCCAAATTATCCTGGGTCTTGATAACAAAGAAGGAAAGGCCAGATTCTGTATATTCCCAAACCAGTGCCGCTCTATCGTCTCTCAAGGAGTGTGAAATGCAACCAGACAAATCCTCAACATCATGATAAAAGCCCAGGAAATTACTTCCTTATTTTAGGAGTGATTGATTGTCCCCCTGACCTGTTAGACTGAAGAGGTGGTTAAGAAGAGGAGGCAGACTAAGATAATTGGGCCCGGTGGTATCCAAAGCCCGGCAGGTGTTGAAAGAACTCTCATAACACGTGTACCTGCTGCAGCCCTGAACTCAAGCACACCTAGGATTTCACTACCTTGGAGGAATTTTGCTGTTTTATGTTTGGCATGTCTTTTATTGAATAGATGAAATATGAGAGATACTTGAGAGAACCTATTGACATATTGGACATGCCACAAGAAAAACATATACAGGTGTCAAAAATCCTCTGAGGTgtcaacaaatacatttttttgtttcatcttttcttggcatgaaaatgtcattcGCTCTTTGAAAGTGATGCCAGTTGTTGGAAATATCTCCCCATTACAAGAGAAGTGTAATTCCTTTACTTGTTGAAAAGTAGGTAAAAGCTTTTACCATGAGCAAACGGATCAGAGATGGAATTTTGTGTAAAAGgtgtttttactctttaatTTCATTAGTGATGCACAGGGCTTTCAGAGTCCTTCTAGCCATTTCAAATGAAGAGGTAAAAGCCATGCATAAGCTTAAATGATAACATTCTTTctcagagaaaaatatgcatGTATGAATCAAAGCTATTGTACTTTCCTTATTATCTGCGAGCCAAGGGCTCTGTTCCAATTAAAGAATACCGCGGACGGACCATTCAGcaagcaagcacacacaaacgAAACCTACAATAGGTACAGTAAAGTACCCAGTATTACAGCGCCAAGAGAAGagctttttactttaaaaactatttaatcaGTAAAAATCAACGCCTCACATCAAAGAAATGGAGATGAGGGACAGGCAGAAAAAGAGGCTCATCAAAGAAGGAGATCTAGTTAGGGATTCAACGCCCTAATTCcttttctcttaaaaccttCGTTGGAGGGGGCACAGGGCCAATTTGCTCCCTAAATGGCTGCTTGTGAATGGGCAGATTGCTTTGCATAGCCGCTGGGAATCTAggcttcttcctctttttcttctccacaCGGAGCCTGTGAATTAGAAAAGATCCAAAGACAGATAGGCTTAACAGAGCCCTAGCTACCTTCCCTAAGACCAGAGCCCTGTTCCAACTTCCAACTAATTCAATCCATGGCCTAACTCAATTAATAGACTTTAATGCACTGTttcttctttatcttttctctctcctggggATTGGGGACTTCAGTTGGAGTTGTGGAGTAAAATCGGCAAAAAGGTTTGGATTGTAAGTCTGCCTGAATGTTAAGACAATTACATGTCCCACCGGCATTACGGCTGCTCATATATGCATCCTTAATCTCAAACATCTCCTTAATCTCACTTTCTGGGACTCGCCGTCCATTAATGTAATGTAGTGCATAAAATATTGACAAACAGTCTCCCCCATCTCTGGGTCTATGTGCTTTGCTATAGGATTCATTAATCAAAATGTCCTTGATGTGAAAAGACCTCCTGAGTAGCCATACGACAAGcccaatatttttatatgtcaGACCAATCATCATACAGGTTTGTAACCCCCACCTCAAGGTGTACATCTTCTTTTAATCAAACAAGGGGCTATTTCATAACTTCTGTGCTTGAAACTGTACAATTCATTAATTTTGGCCTTGCATTACCACCAAGGACATATATTCCAGCACATATACTCTACGGAGCTGTGGAAGTTCTAGGAGAAATAAAAATTACATAGATCAGTAAGATAAATAATTTAAGATCTGCCCTTCCAGACCAACCCAGCATTCTGCAGGGCATTCACGCACCTCATGAGGACAAACATTTCATGCTATCGTCTCCGCTCAACAGAAACATTAACCTCAACTGACTGCCCGTGTGTACGTCTGTCTGAGCCGGTAGATCTAAGACCAGCTCTCAGCAATAGGCTTTCTATCACGCCTGCAGTTCCGATTGATCGTCTCGGCAATCAGCAATTAAGCCCCAGTGATCAGAGCAGGGGAGGAAGAGGTGGGAGGCGcccgccccccaccccccccaatTCCACCCCACTCCTCTGTCAGCCCAGGAAAGGCATCACTCAGCTGGGGTGCGTTTGGCCCCGGGCTGGGCTCACTGGTGGAGGTTAACTCCAGCATAAATAAGCATCTTTGGACTCATTACAGGGATTAGAGAGTAATTCGCCTGCGAGGAACGGGACGACTGCCAGGGTTTTGGTACAGTTTACTACAGTCTTATAGGGGCGAGTGCCCTGGAGATTACAGAGGGAGAGCGATGGAAAGGCAGTAAGAGAGAGGCCAAGGGAAAAGAGgcttgtgtgcgcgtgtgtctgtgtgcccaTCCAAGCCCCCGGCTGCCCCCTTGATCTTAAGCATGTTGGGGTGCTGTGAAAACGGATAATGGGACTTAGAACGACCGGGCCTGTTTAGAGAGGAGTGAGCTGATTGTTATAACTTTCCCTCATCTTTCACTCCTCCACTTAACTAAACACCCATGAGGTAGCACTCTATCAATTTTAATGATGTTGAAATACAATTTAggcacaaaatacacaacaaatgCTAATTTGGCCATGATGAGAGTCTTCAGAAATTCCtcccattatttattcagctgACTTTCTGCATTTTTCATCAGAAcaaatattcccatttacacacacagacacacacagccaatTTGGAGCATAAATCAACACGTTCACTCATCAAATATATGCTCTGTGTGGTTCTCTGCAGTCTGTCCAGTGCACCAAAGACAAATAGTTCTGTCTAAAGTCCAGCTGGAGAAACGGAAGGGGCAGAGGATTGTcaatatatgcacacatacattaaaCCTAGCAGGTCTATGTGTGTTCAGGAAAGACACAGACATCATGAAGACTGAAGTCCAGTCATAAACTCATACACTACCATAGTACACATGTACTACCTTGTGAATACAAAAAGAGGGCTGCTCACAGAACAGGCACTGTTCAAAATATTCTTATACAATgcactttaattatttaatatatttccaTACAGAAACGTTAAGATACATTCCCATAATCATACAAAGGTGGCCTATTTGTGCAGCTATAAAGAAATGAACCACCACTTAAATTTCAATAAGTCGCtgcaattacaaaaacatgacaGCTTTTTCTATCACATGACAATCATCTCCACCTCCATCTTGACAGGCTCAGGCTGCCCTGCTTCTGCACCACATTTGGGGCAGGTGAGGCAAGCGTCTGCAATGCTGTGGCCTTTGATGCAGTAGTAGCAGAAAACATGTTGGCAGCCCACGGTATGAGGCATGGTCGGCCACTCTCCGCATAGTCCGCACTCTTTCCACACCCCTTGCCCTTCTGTTGCTCCCCTCCTATCTGCACTTTCTCCCCCAAAAACAAACGAAAACACTGTTGCCTTCAGCTTCCTTGTATTGATCAGTGGTAAGAGAAAGATGAGGAACTCAGCAAAGCCGTGCCACAGCAGCTCGCGGTTCATGTACCGGTAGGTTACGTCCCGGACCACGTTGGGCTCGCTGAAAGCCGCCCGAGCTCCCACAATCCTTTCAGACAGGACAGGATGGCGACCTTTCCTTAGGAACACAAGGAAGTTGATGAGATTTGCAAGCTGAGTGACACTGGAAACAAGGGTCAGGCAATTCCGGAGACCCTGTTGGAGTAAACCGCCGTCTCTTTCAGACACAGACCCTCCTGAACTCAAGCACAGCAGTAGACTGTGGGAGCGCTCCTGGAGCCAGCGTGGACCTGCAGTGAGCAACGCCAGACCCAGCTTCTGCCTGCGAGACAGAGGTCTGTAACGGCCAGGTGAGGAGAGGATGTTGTGGTAGCGTAGACTGAGTAAAGACTGGCCCACAGTGGCACTGCTAGAAAAAAGTGTGAACCTCCACAGGAGCAAATGGAGCAGAGCCCTCAGTTCAGGCTCCAGCGGGGTGAGCAGGCCAGGGCGGCAGTTGTGGAAGCACTGGGAGAACTGGGTCCATACCAGCTGCTCTAGGGACGAGTCGAGCTCCAGGGCATCCAGCTGGCTGATGCGCAATACTGGGGTCTGCGGGTCAGCATTAGTTTCTGGACCAGAACTTCCAGAGGTCCTTTTTTGGTTGTCTTCCCTTTCCGAACCTgctggagaaaaacaaaccagGATATGTACGTCAATGATGTTCTTCAAGATGTTCAAGAGTAGACGTATACGTCGTTTACAAAAATTGAAGATATCACACTTTTTACAGCCTGGATCTCCTTTTTGTTTATTCTGGGCCATCATGCCTAGGAAGCCTGtattcatcatattttataattgaCAAAACAAAGTTGGTCAAACAGTTTTCTGCTGAAATGCACAGACAATTGTAATCAGACAGggtttaaacaaatgaaacaagaaTGAAAACTGAACTACAAAAATGGTAGATAACTGAATTTCCCCAAAAACTGTCAATAGTTAAGTACATAAATGTCATAACTTTACATTATTAAATACCTTATAACCGTACAGGCAACACCACTGATATATTAAAGTCCGGGACATGAACAAAATATATACGGAGGCACAACTATTAGAAGAACAACGGGGCTCTTGGAGGAATGAGGCCCCGGAGGTGAGGCCCATCCTGTTAGGaaggttatttttttctttatacatAGGAACGGAAATCACTTTTCACATGTAAAACCTGTCCTTAATGCAACCTTTGAGCTGTGCAATGCAGAGGAGCAGGGGGTCTTAGACTGCTCTCTCCagtgtataaacacacacaatccaacagagacacacacacatagacacacaaggCAAAGCCCAGGGGCTCTTGGTGCCTGCTCCCTCTGGAGATAGGGGTGTGTGTACAAATCACATCACTAGGGATTAGGCTAACGGCACAGTCTCTGGTACACCGTAAACATCTGCCAAATGTGGAACAATTTTCCTCCCCCTAGAGTCGACTCCATATGGGATCCCACTATTGTGACGTCTGGGCTACTTTGCGCtgcatacattttcaaactGCTCACAGTTCCCCCAGTTTTATCTGCCCTTTCCTCAAATGAAACGCTTAAAAAGTGAAAGACTAACGCAAGGATAGACGGAGCAAGAGgcccacagagagagagagagagagagagggggagaggccTTTTTCTGACAGTGGCTTTTGTGTCTCGCTGAACAGGATTTGTCACGAGGctttaaaagagatttcagcTGGGTAAATATGGCAgttttgacagagagagggagatgatgGTCACTTTAGACGTTTCTCaaggaggtaaaaaaaacattctaataCGCGGTGGCAATGATTGGGTTTATTGTGGCGCACAGGACCATCGGTGTATTCATGATGTTTCAATAGAGCCAGGATACACCATCCAACTAAGTTAGAATTagcaaatgaatgaaaaagagtAAATTCACGCTGAAGTAAGCAGGTGTGACAAATTCATTGAGTTGCATTTAAATGCTGCCATGTTTAGTGACTAGAACCTCTCCTGTGATGGAAGTGGAGTTTgggtttaagaaaaaataaaccaataaacaGGCTCCATTTGTTTAGCTTAATCTGAaaatgtgcgtgcgtgcgtgtgcgctcTAATACTGAACTAAATTAATCTATCAGTCCACGGTTACAcaggcgcgcgcacacacagcCAGGTGGACGAAATCCCCGTCATAGCGGCAACCCTCTAAGGAGAGCAAACCCGGCCGGGTCCAATATTCTTTTCAAAGCCTTTTATCGAGCAGTTTACAAGTTATGaatgaatatgttttatttgGGGAAACACGGTATTGACAGCCACCTATCAATAGTAATGTGACTATTGTCAAGGGTCTGTCAATATTAATGTAATTATGATGTAGAGGGATCAGAGGGATGCCGGAGTCGGGGGCCAAGTAACATCTCCTGCCCACTGCCATATCAATAGCTGGGATTGCTATTGACAGCTTGCCTTCAGACTTGCAGCACTTGCCAAATATATAACAAGCAGACACTTCAGTCAATGCCAGGCTGCCTATAAAAATTAAGCATATGAATTTACAGGGCTTTTACCGTGGACAGCTGGAAATCCATGTTTCTTATGCAATAGTCAAAAGTCTCAGTCAATGCCAGGTGTTTACAGAGCActggcacagtgtgtgtgtgtgtgtgtgtgtgtgtgtgtgttttaagaggACATACATTTGCATACAAAATGTATACACCGATACAAGCAAAGAGACTCTTTTTCTGATGAATTCACTTAAACACACGCACCTGGTGTGATGTATGTATTGAGTAGCTAATTCTCTCGTGTGTCAGCCAATCCACCGACCCGGAGACAAAATGCCGTCTGAAGAGTGACAAGGCAGGTTAGAGAAGTTTACTGAAAATCTGAAGGTCTGGGTTCTGGGGTCTTGCTTTTCCTTCAGAGCTGT includes the following:
- the pex2 gene encoding peroxisome biogenesis factor 2 isoform X3, whose protein sequence is MGSEREDNQKRTSGSSGPETNADPQTPVLRISQLDALELDSSLEQLVWTQFSQCFHNCRPGLLTPLEPELRALLHLLLWRFTLFSSSATVGQSLLSLRYHNILSSPGRYRPLSRRQKLGLALLTAGPRWLQERSHSLLLCLSSGGSVSERDGGLLQQGLRNCLTLVSSVTQLANLINFLVFLRKGRHPVLSERIVGARAAFSEPNVVRDVTYRYMNRELLWHGFAEFLIFLLPLINTRKLKATVFSFVFGGESADRRGATEGQGVWKECGLCGEWPTMPHTVGCQHVFCYYCIKGHSIADACLTCPKCGAEAGQPEPVKMEVEMIVM
- the pex2 gene encoding peroxisome biogenesis factor 2 isoform X1, producing the protein MVRLLYCDNQSQGSEREDNQKRTSGSSGPETNADPQTPVLRISQLDALELDSSLEQLVWTQFSQCFHNCRPGLLTPLEPELRALLHLLLWRFTLFSSSATVGQSLLSLRYHNILSSPGRYRPLSRRQKLGLALLTAGPRWLQERSHSLLLCLSSGGSVSERDGGLLQQGLRNCLTLVSSVTQLANLINFLVFLRKGRHPVLSERIVGARAAFSEPNVVRDVTYRYMNRELLWHGFAEFLIFLLPLINTRKLKATVFSFVFGGESADRRGATEGQGVWKECGLCGEWPTMPHTVGCQHVFCYYCIKGHSIADACLTCPKCGAEAGQPEPVKMEVEMIVM
- the pex2 gene encoding peroxisome biogenesis factor 2 isoform X2, whose product is MAGSEREDNQKRTSGSSGPETNADPQTPVLRISQLDALELDSSLEQLVWTQFSQCFHNCRPGLLTPLEPELRALLHLLLWRFTLFSSSATVGQSLLSLRYHNILSSPGRYRPLSRRQKLGLALLTAGPRWLQERSHSLLLCLSSGGSVSERDGGLLQQGLRNCLTLVSSVTQLANLINFLVFLRKGRHPVLSERIVGARAAFSEPNVVRDVTYRYMNRELLWHGFAEFLIFLLPLINTRKLKATVFSFVFGGESADRRGATEGQGVWKECGLCGEWPTMPHTVGCQHVFCYYCIKGHSIADACLTCPKCGAEAGQPEPVKMEVEMIVM